From a single Helicovermis profundi genomic region:
- the rsmI gene encoding 16S rRNA (cytidine(1402)-2'-O)-methyltransferase — protein MFLIKEENNMDIMGTLYICPTPIGNLEDITLRVIRIFQEVDLIAAEDTRHTIKILNHLKIEKPLLSYHEHNKFKVEQTLISKLKNGKNIALVSDAGMPGISDPGEELIKRCIEENIETYCLPGPSALINAVVLSGLSTRRFSFEGFLGKSKKERVSRLEKIKYDDRTLIFYEAPHRLKNTLKDIYAVFGDRKCSAARELTKKFEEYNRMNLSDMIEYYKENNPRGEFVLVVEGALNEEKNEIEFTVSIKDQLNELIREGMEKKDAITYIAKLRKIPKKNVYKESFDND, from the coding sequence ATGTTTTTGATAAAAGAGGAAAATAATATGGATATTATGGGAACATTGTATATATGCCCTACTCCGATTGGAAATTTGGAAGACATAACACTTAGAGTTATTAGAATTTTTCAGGAGGTAGATTTAATAGCGGCTGAAGACACAAGGCATACAATTAAAATATTAAATCATTTAAAAATTGAAAAACCTTTATTAAGTTATCATGAACATAATAAATTTAAAGTTGAACAAACATTAATTTCAAAACTTAAAAATGGGAAAAATATTGCATTAGTTTCTGATGCAGGAATGCCTGGAATTTCAGATCCAGGTGAAGAATTAATTAAGAGATGTATAGAAGAAAACATAGAAACCTATTGTCTTCCAGGCCCAAGTGCACTAATAAACGCAGTTGTTTTATCTGGACTTTCAACAAGAAGATTTTCTTTTGAAGGTTTTTTGGGTAAGTCTAAAAAAGAAAGGGTTAGTAGATTAGAAAAAATTAAATATGATGATCGAACTTTAATTTTTTACGAAGCTCCACATAGATTAAAAAACACTTTAAAAGATATTTACGCGGTATTTGGTGATAGAAAATGCTCTGCAGCAAGGGAATTAACAAAAAAGTTTGAAGAATATAATAGAATGAATTTAAGTGATATGATTGAATACTATAAGGAAAATAATCCGCGTGGTGAATTTGTTCTAGTTGTTGAAGGCGCATTAAATGAAGAAAAAAATGAAATTGAATTTACAGTTTCTATAAAAGATCAGTTAAATGAATTAATAAGAGAAGGCATGGAGAAAAAAGACGCAATAACCTACATTGCCAAATTAAGAAAAATCCCGAAAAAAAATGTGTATAAAGAATCTTTTGATAATGATTAA
- the lepB gene encoding signal peptidase I → MKKEIIEWIKSIIFAVIFVGLINMFFVPTMVYSISMNPTLVEKDLLILKRTENVKYGDIVSFKSDLKITSSDVKKLNIIQRLYVNTNSSKNLIKRVIGVPGDSIKIEDEKVYINGKLMDEPYLGSPTNGTIYIEKLGDNEYFMMGDNRSHSLDSRYPSVGTIKGDKIIGKVLFRILPFNKIGKVN, encoded by the coding sequence ATGAAAAAAGAGATAATAGAGTGGATAAAATCAATAATATTTGCAGTTATTTTTGTAGGTTTAATAAATATGTTTTTTGTACCTACAATGGTTTATAGTATATCAATGAACCCAACATTAGTAGAAAAAGATTTGTTAATATTAAAAAGAACAGAAAATGTTAAATACGGTGATATTGTTTCGTTTAAAAGTGATTTAAAAATTACATCAAGTGATGTGAAAAAACTTAATATAATTCAAAGGCTTTATGTGAATACGAATTCTAGTAAGAATTTGATTAAGCGGGTTATAGGAGTACCTGGAGATTCAATAAAAATAGAAGATGAAAAAGTATATATTAACGGTAAACTTATGGATGAACCTTACTTAGGGTCTCCAACAAATGGAACAATTTATATTGAAAAGCTTGGAGATAATGAATACTTTATGATGGGGGATAATAGAAGTCATAGTTTAGATAGTAGATACCCTTCAGTTGGTACAATTAAAGGAGATAAGATAATTGGTAAAGTATTATTTAGAATACTTCCATTTAATAAAATTGGTAAAGTGAATTAA
- the serS gene encoding serine--tRNA ligase, with the protein MLDIKRIRENFEDVKGRIALRGKGDFGLESIIVKDKERRDILQKVEQMKNKQKLASKEIPTLKKEGKDTSKLMESLKKLSENIKELDDKVKIVDIELKNMLLAIPNMPVDGTPVGNSDEDNIEVKKFMEPNVFDFEPKAHWDIGQNLDILDFERATKIAGSRFTVYKGTGAKLERTLINFMLDLHIEEHGFIEVMTPFMVNRDAMIGTGQLPKFEDDMFHIPSKDFFLVPTAEVPVTNLYMNEILSEDELPICHTAYTPCFRKEAGSAGRDTRGLIRQHQFNKVELVKFARPENSYDELEKLLLSAEDVLKRLELPYRVVKLCGGDLGFSSAMTYDIEVWMPSYNRYVEISSCSNFEDYQARRANIKYRDNSTKKVKYVHTINGSGLAVGRTVAAILENYQQADGSVKIPKILKPYFNGKDYIK; encoded by the coding sequence ATGTTAGATATAAAAAGAATAAGAGAAAACTTCGAAGATGTTAAAGGAAGGATTGCACTTAGAGGAAAAGGTGATTTTGGATTAGAATCTATTATTGTAAAAGATAAAGAAAGACGAGATATTTTGCAAAAGGTTGAGCAAATGAAAAATAAACAGAAATTGGCTTCTAAAGAGATTCCAACGTTAAAAAAAGAGGGAAAAGATACAAGTAAATTAATGGAAAGCTTAAAAAAACTTTCAGAAAATATTAAAGAACTTGATGATAAAGTTAAAATAGTTGATATTGAACTTAAAAATATGTTACTTGCTATTCCTAATATGCCTGTAGACGGAACACCTGTTGGAAATTCAGATGAAGATAATATAGAAGTTAAAAAATTTATGGAACCTAATGTATTTGATTTTGAACCTAAAGCTCATTGGGATATTGGTCAAAATTTAGATATTTTAGATTTTGAAAGAGCAACAAAAATTGCTGGTTCAAGATTTACTGTATACAAGGGAACTGGCGCAAAACTTGAAAGGACTCTTATTAATTTTATGCTTGATCTTCATATAGAAGAGCATGGCTTTATTGAAGTTATGACACCTTTTATGGTAAATAGAGATGCAATGATAGGAACGGGTCAGCTTCCAAAATTTGAAGATGACATGTTTCATATTCCATCAAAAGATTTCTTCTTAGTTCCAACTGCAGAGGTACCTGTTACAAATCTTTATATGAATGAAATTTTAAGTGAAGATGAACTCCCAATTTGTCATACAGCTTATACACCTTGTTTTAGAAAAGAAGCAGGATCTGCTGGAAGAGATACTAGAGGGTTAATAAGGCAGCATCAATTTAATAAGGTTGAATTAGTTAAATTTGCAAGGCCAGAAAATTCATATGATGAACTTGAAAAATTACTGCTTTCTGCTGAAGATGTTCTTAAGAGATTAGAATTACCATATAGGGTTGTAAAATTATGTGGCGGAGATTTGGGCTTTAGTTCTGCAATGACTTATGATATCGAAGTTTGGATGCCAAGCTATAATAGGTATGTTGAGATATCATCTTGTTCAAATTTTGAAGATTATCAAGCTAGAAGAGCTAATATCAAGTATAGAGATAATTCAACAAAGAAAGTTAAGTATGTTCATACTATAAATGGATCAGGCTTAGCTGTCGGTAGAACGGTTGCAGCTATATTAGAAAATTATCAACAAGCAGATGGAAGTGTTAAAATACCAAAAATATTAAAACCTTATTTTAATGGAAAAGATTATATTAAATAA
- a CDS encoding tRNA1(Val) (adenine(37)-N6)-methyltransferase, whose product MSKNLLKENERIDDLQLNGLKIIQNKKGFCFGIDAVLLSNFVKIKNNQIAVDLGTGTGIIPLLISEKTNVKNIIAFEIQNEVYDMALRSVKLNNLENKITIINDDLNNVEKHIKKNSIDVVISNPPYFTSGGALLNPSDYKAISRHEVMCTFDDIARNTNYMLKPGGQFFLIHRPHRLVDVICTLRKYKLEPKEIRFVAPKRGKKPNIMLIKASKFGNSELKFLDPLIVYNDDGTYTDEIFDIYDGVKIDVFDKRGK is encoded by the coding sequence GTGAGCAAAAATTTGTTAAAAGAAAATGAAAGAATTGATGATTTACAACTTAATGGGCTTAAAATAATTCAAAATAAAAAAGGGTTTTGCTTTGGGATAGATGCAGTACTATTATCTAATTTTGTAAAAATAAAAAATAATCAAATTGCAGTTGATCTTGGAACAGGAACAGGAATAATTCCTTTACTAATATCAGAAAAAACAAATGTTAAGAATATTATAGCATTTGAAATACAAAATGAAGTTTATGATATGGCCTTAAGAAGCGTGAAGTTAAATAATTTAGAAAACAAAATTACTATAATAAACGATGACTTAAATAACGTAGAAAAACATATTAAGAAAAATTCTATTGATGTTGTTATTTCTAACCCGCCATATTTTACTAGCGGAGGAGCATTACTTAATCCTAGCGACTATAAAGCTATATCAAGACATGAAGTAATGTGTACTTTTGATGATATAGCAAGAAATACTAATTATATGTTAAAACCCGGTGGTCAATTTTTTTTAATTCATAGACCACATAGATTGGTTGATGTTATATGTACACTAAGAAAATATAAATTAGAGCCAAAGGAAATTAGATTTGTAGCTCCAAAGAGAGGCAAGAAACCAAATATTATGCTTATTAAGGCATCAAAATTTGGAAATTCAGAATTAAAATTTTTAGATCCACTTATAGTTTATAACGATGACGGAACATACACAGATGAAATATTTGATATTTATGATGGTGTAAAAATAGATGTTTTTGATAAAAGAGGAAAATAA
- the nadC gene encoding carboxylating nicotinate-nucleotide diphosphorylase, whose protein sequence is MINQFLVDEILINGLKEDITYNDITTDNLIDKNSKSVAFITFKEDGVICGTNLIERLYELLDINIDVELLVNEGEYILKGKDVIKLSGSTRNLLKGERLGLNILQRMSGIATLSKLFSDKVKALDVKIVDTRKTTPNLRIIEKYAVTVGNCFNHRYNLSDSVMIKDNHIKAAGSIKNAVKIIRDKIGHTIKIEVEVTNLDELREALNENADIIMLDNMDNKTMLKAVEINNKKAILEASGGVNINTVYDIALTGVDIISVGALTHSAKALDISMNIL, encoded by the coding sequence ATGATTAATCAATTTTTAGTTGATGAAATTTTAATTAATGGTTTAAAAGAAGATATTACTTATAATGATATTACAACAGATAATTTAATTGATAAGAATAGTAAATCGGTAGCTTTTATTACATTTAAAGAAGATGGAGTAATTTGTGGTACCAATTTAATAGAGCGTTTATATGAATTGTTAGATATAAATATAGATGTAGAATTATTAGTAAATGAAGGCGAATATATATTAAAAGGGAAAGATGTCATCAAATTATCTGGTTCGACAAGAAATTTGTTGAAAGGTGAAAGATTAGGATTAAATATACTTCAGAGGATGTCTGGAATTGCAACTTTATCCAAACTATTTAGTGATAAAGTAAAAGCTTTAGATGTAAAAATTGTAGACACTAGAAAGACAACTCCTAATTTAAGAATTATTGAAAAATATGCAGTTACTGTAGGAAATTGTTTCAATCATAGATATAATCTTTCAGATAGTGTAATGATTAAAGATAATCATATTAAAGCGGCAGGGTCAATTAAAAATGCCGTTAAAATAATAAGAGATAAAATTGGTCATACTATAAAAATAGAAGTTGAAGTTACAAATTTAGATGAATTAAGAGAAGCACTAAATGAAAATGCAGATATTATTATGTTAGATAATATGGACAACAAAACAATGTTAAAAGCTGTAGAAATAAACAATAAAAAAGCAATATTAGAAGCATCTGGTGGAGTAAATATAAATACAGTTTATGATATTGCCTTAACGGGAGTGGACATAATATCAGTAGGAGCGCTAACACACTCAGCAAAAGCATTAGATATAAGCATGAATATACTATAA
- a CDS encoding PSP1 domain-containing protein — MIEVVGIRFKKAGKIYYFDPDNIEIERDENVIVETARGIEYGKVVIGKRNVPDDEIVQPLKKVLRVSTEEDDITHAQNKKKKKEAFEICVEKIEKHEMDMKLIDVEYTFDNNKVIFYFTAEGRVDFRDLVKDLASVFKTRIELRQIGVRDEAKMVNGIGPCGLRLCCANWLGDFAPVSIKMAKDQSLSLNPSKISGVCGRLMCCLKYEYNTYKDLRKVMPVRGEKIITPSGKAIVVNSSILHENVKVRLISEDKKHELEDEILIFGKDEIKRIEKIKNKDDHEKLDVETMKELEELDETKKSSKKRPTNNKKKNYNRQDNKKNDYKKQEVKSEQKFVKRK; from the coding sequence ATGATAGAGGTTGTTGGAATAAGATTTAAAAAAGCGGGAAAAATTTATTATTTTGATCCCGATAATATTGAAATAGAAAGAGATGAAAATGTAATAGTAGAAACGGCTAGAGGCATAGAATATGGAAAAGTTGTTATTGGAAAAAGAAATGTTCCAGATGACGAAATAGTTCAACCACTAAAAAAGGTTTTAAGGGTTTCTACTGAAGAAGATGATATTACGCATGCACAGAATAAGAAAAAGAAGAAAGAAGCTTTTGAAATATGCGTTGAAAAAATAGAAAAACATGAAATGGACATGAAACTTATTGATGTTGAATATACATTTGATAATAATAAAGTAATTTTTTATTTTACTGCTGAAGGTAGAGTTGATTTTAGAGACTTGGTAAAAGATTTAGCTTCTGTGTTTAAAACAAGAATAGAATTAAGACAAATTGGAGTTAGAGATGAAGCAAAGATGGTTAATGGAATCGGACCTTGTGGCTTAAGACTTTGCTGTGCAAATTGGCTAGGTGATTTTGCTCCAGTTTCTATAAAAATGGCAAAGGATCAAAGTTTATCTTTAAATCCATCAAAAATATCTGGAGTATGTGGTAGATTAATGTGCTGCTTAAAATATGAATATAATACTTATAAAGATCTTAGAAAAGTAATGCCTGTACGTGGGGAAAAAATAATAACTCCTAGTGGAAAAGCAATAGTTGTTAATAGTAGTATTTTACATGAAAATGTTAAAGTGAGATTAATCTCTGAGGATAAAAAACATGAGTTAGAAGATGAAATCTTGATATTTGGAAAAGACGAAATTAAGAGAATTGAAAAAATTAAAAATAAAGACGATCATGAAAAATTAGATGTTGAAACTATGAAAGAACTTGAAGAGTTAGATGAAACAAAAAAATCTAGTAAAAAAAGACCAACTAATAATAAGAAAAAGAACTATAATAGACAAGATAATAAAAAGAATGATTATAAAAAACAAGAGGTTAAAAGTGAGCAAAAATTTGTTAAAAGAAAATGA
- a CDS encoding uracil-DNA glycosylase, giving the protein MNKINCNKCIYYYITWDKINPKGCKFFKFKSKQMPSIIVLKSSGNPCKAFIEKK; this is encoded by the coding sequence ATGAATAAAATCAACTGCAACAAATGTATATATTATTATATAACATGGGACAAAATTAATCCAAAAGGATGTAAATTTTTCAAATTCAAATCAAAGCAAATGCCATCTATCATTGTATTAAAATCTTCTGGTAATCCATGTAAAGCATTTATAGAGAAAAAATGA
- a CDS encoding pyridoxal phosphate-dependent aminotransferase, which yields MFSKKISNISPSFTIGISTKVKELKNSGIDILNLSIGEPDFLTPENAKNAAIEAIHNNITKYDAAAGNKEFRKAIIDKLKKENNLEYDIDQIVISNGAKHAITNTLIALLNPEDEVIIPKPYWVSYPEMVKLTGGVPIFVDTKKENNFKLTKEELIKSITNKTKAIFITNPSNPTGAVYTKEELIEIANICVENKIFILADEIYERILYVDNFTSIASLSKDIYNYTITINGLSKSAAMTGWRLGYTACRKDLAKIISSIQGHLVSHPCTVSQAAGKEALISCTNDTKKMLEGYTKRRNLAIKMFNKIDEIDIIQPDGAFYIFMDISKIKKNVNFKDSFSIEVCNVLLDKFKLALVPGIAFGNDDFLRMSYAADINDVEEGINRIAKYIETVKK from the coding sequence ATGTTTTCAAAAAAAATAAGTAACATAAGTCCATCATTTACAATTGGTATTAGCACAAAAGTCAAAGAACTTAAAAATAGTGGTATTGATATACTTAATTTAAGCATAGGTGAACCAGATTTTTTAACTCCTGAAAATGCTAAAAATGCCGCAATCGAAGCTATTCACAATAATATTACTAAATATGATGCTGCAGCGGGAAATAAAGAATTTAGAAAAGCTATTATAGACAAATTAAAAAAAGAAAATAATTTAGAATATGATATTGATCAAATAGTTATATCAAACGGAGCTAAGCATGCAATAACAAATACATTAATTGCTCTATTAAATCCTGAAGATGAAGTTATTATTCCAAAACCATACTGGGTAAGCTATCCTGAAATGGTTAAATTAACTGGTGGAGTTCCAATATTTGTTGATACGAAAAAAGAAAATAATTTTAAATTAACAAAAGAAGAATTAATAAAATCAATTACAAATAAAACAAAGGCAATTTTTATTACTAATCCTTCAAATCCAACCGGAGCTGTATACACAAAAGAAGAATTAATAGAAATAGCCAATATATGCGTTGAAAATAAAATTTTTATATTAGCTGATGAAATCTATGAAAGAATATTATATGTAGATAATTTCACTTCAATAGCAAGTTTATCAAAAGATATTTATAATTACACTATTACTATAAATGGCTTATCAAAATCTGCTGCTATGACTGGTTGGAGACTTGGATATACTGCTTGTAGAAAGGATCTTGCAAAAATTATTTCTAGTATTCAAGGTCACTTGGTTTCTCATCCCTGTACTGTTTCTCAAGCAGCTGGAAAAGAAGCTTTAATATCTTGCACTAATGACACTAAAAAAATGTTAGAAGGGTATACTAAAAGAAGAAACCTTGCAATTAAAATGTTTAACAAAATAGATGAAATTGATATAATTCAACCTGATGGAGCATTTTATATTTTCATGGATATTAGTAAAATTAAAAAAAATGTAAACTTTAAGGATAGTTTTTCAATTGAAGTATGTAATGTACTACTTGATAAATTTAAATTAGCTTTGGTTCCAGGTATTGCATTCGGTAATGATGATTTTCTAAGAATGTCTTATGCTGCTGATATAAATGATGTTGAAGAAGGCATAAACAGAATCGCAAAATATATTGAAACAGTTAAAAAGTAA
- the nadB gene encoding L-aspartate oxidase produces the protein MLNRYITNFIVTKNSKKYDAIVIGSGISGMFAALNIDKKKKILLISKSNLSNNNSNLAQGGVAVTIKGKNIQDHVDDTLKAGSFHNELEVVKATIEDSNEIVDLLLEYNVPFDKEESGNLLFTKEGGHSSRRIIHARDKTGEIIIEYLIAELAKRDNIAVYDNCFAIDILTNKNVASGLVIDNDSKKEVILSNNIVLATGGIGNLFINSTNSDISNGDGIAMAKRAGAELYDMEFVQFHPTALNIAGTNKFLISEAVRGEGGILYNSQNERFMEKIHPLKDLAPRDVVSKAIYMEYKKGNEVYLDVRHLDNEYIKDRFPKIYNHCYENNIDITKELIPVAPVQHYFMGGIKTDLSAKTTVENLYAVGECARTGLHGANRLASNSLLEGAVFGLRAAKHINEKEISKDKINNYEYKNELVCDESDYELLEKKIKNIMSENAFIIRKENELLESSEAINKLINDIAKYNCDTRKKCEVINMVTVSSEIIESAYSRKESLGSHNIENV, from the coding sequence ATGCTTAATAGATATATTACAAATTTTATAGTTACAAAAAATAGTAAAAAATATGACGCTATTGTTATTGGTAGCGGAATAAGTGGAATGTTTGCAGCATTAAATATTGATAAGAAAAAGAAAATTCTTTTAATTTCTAAAAGTAATTTATCAAATAATAATAGTAATTTAGCACAAGGCGGAGTTGCTGTAACAATAAAAGGAAAAAATATTCAAGATCATGTTGACGATACTTTAAAAGCTGGAAGTTTTCATAATGAACTTGAAGTTGTTAAAGCCACTATTGAAGATTCAAATGAAATTGTAGATTTATTATTAGAATACAATGTTCCATTTGACAAAGAAGAATCTGGCAATTTATTATTTACTAAAGAAGGAGGACATTCGTCTAGGCGTATAATTCATGCAAGAGATAAAACAGGAGAAATTATTATAGAATATCTAATAGCTGAACTTGCTAAAAGAGACAATATTGCAGTTTACGACAATTGTTTTGCTATTGATATACTTACTAATAAAAATGTAGCTTCGGGCTTAGTTATAGATAATGATAGTAAAAAAGAAGTTATACTTTCAAATAATATAGTACTTGCTACAGGAGGAATTGGAAATTTATTTATTAATTCTACTAATTCAGATATTAGTAATGGTGATGGTATTGCAATGGCAAAAAGAGCCGGTGCCGAACTTTATGATATGGAATTTGTTCAGTTTCACCCTACCGCACTTAATATTGCAGGTACTAATAAATTTTTAATTTCTGAAGCAGTAAGAGGAGAAGGTGGAATCTTATATAATTCTCAAAATGAAAGATTTATGGAGAAGATACATCCTTTAAAGGACCTTGCTCCAAGAGATGTTGTTTCAAAGGCAATATATATGGAATACAAGAAAGGTAATGAAGTTTATTTGGATGTGCGTCATTTAGACAATGAATACATTAAAGATAGGTTTCCAAAAATTTATAACCATTGCTATGAAAATAATATTGATATTACAAAAGAATTAATTCCAGTAGCACCTGTTCAGCATTATTTTATGGGTGGAATTAAAACTGATTTAAGTGCTAAAACTACTGTTGAAAATTTGTATGCAGTTGGAGAATGTGCAAGAACAGGATTACATGGTGCTAATAGACTAGCAAGTAACTCCTTGCTTGAAGGAGCAGTTTTTGGATTAAGAGCAGCAAAACATATTAATGAAAAAGAAATTAGTAAAGATAAGATTAATAATTATGAATATAAAAATGAATTAGTATGTGATGAAAGTGACTATGAGTTATTAGAAAAAAAAATTAAAAATATTATGTCAGAAAATGCATTTATAATAAGAAAAGAAAATGAATTACTTGAAAGTAGCGAAGCGATTAATAAATTAATTAATGATATTGCTAAATATAATTGTGATACTAGAAAAAAATGTGAAGTTATTAATATGGTCACTGTTTCAAGTGAAATAATAGAATCTGCATATAGTAGAAAAGAGTCGTTAGGAAGTCATAATATTGAAAACGTATAA
- a CDS encoding ATP-binding protein — protein sequence MSISSVIGHKKNIKFLLKTIRKDEISHSYIFEGSSGIGKKKVALEISKYILCKNATDDSCNICKSCVEFNTLNHSDFMLIEAEGNSIKNEKIEEFQEFIHIKPNENDKKIVVIDNSELMTISAQNRILKILEEPPKYALIILITARKSSLVQTIVSRCQSINFNNLLDEEINEFLINNGVDFEKSRIFSKFSNGSIVLARKLIDNDNFMNLRDKVMELSNILIYKKKCELFDMLKNFEDLKNNQYEILNLLEIWFRDLLLLSLFDDEKVLFNIDKVDILKKQSKTIEINKLVQCLEFISSSRNKLEKYVNYALVLEDLFLKIQEV from the coding sequence ATGAGTATAAGTAGCGTAATAGGACACAAAAAGAATATTAAATTTTTGCTTAAAACAATTAGAAAAGATGAAATATCTCATAGTTATATATTCGAAGGTTCATCTGGAATTGGTAAGAAGAAAGTTGCTTTAGAAATATCAAAGTATATATTATGTAAAAATGCGACAGATGATAGTTGTAACATTTGTAAGAGTTGTGTGGAATTTAATACTTTAAATCATTCAGATTTTATGCTTATTGAAGCTGAGGGTAATTCAATAAAGAATGAAAAAATCGAAGAATTTCAAGAATTTATTCACATAAAACCAAATGAAAATGACAAGAAAATTGTTGTAATTGATAATTCTGAACTTATGACAATAAGTGCGCAAAATAGAATATTAAAAATATTAGAAGAACCACCTAAGTATGCATTAATTATACTTATTACTGCAAGAAAATCTTCACTTGTTCAGACAATTGTATCAAGGTGTCAAAGTATTAATTTTAATAATTTATTAGATGAAGAAATTAACGAATTCTTGATTAATAATGGAGTTGATTTTGAAAAATCTAGGATATTTTCAAAATTTTCAAATGGTTCAATTGTTTTAGCAAGAAAACTAATAGATAATGATAATTTTATGAATTTAAGAGATAAAGTTATGGAATTATCCAATATACTGATTTATAAAAAAAAGTGTGAATTATTTGATATGCTAAAGAACTTTGAAGACCTTAAAAATAATCAATATGAAATTTTAAATTTGCTTGAGATATGGTTTAGAGATTTACTTTTATTAAGCTTATTTGATGACGAAAAAGTTCTTTTTAATATTGATAAAGTAGATATACTAAAAAAACAATCGAAAACAATCGAAATTAATAAATTAGTACAGTGTTTGGAGTTTATTTCTAGTTCTAGGAATAAACTTGAGAAATACGTAAATTATGCACTTGTTTTAGAAGATTTGTTCTTAAAAATTCAGGAGGTTTAA
- a CDS encoding aminotransferase class I/II-fold pyridoxal phosphate-dependent enzyme, with translation MDLYSGIKKILDEELISFHVPGHKNGRLLKEYFKDIDILKMDLTEIEGSDNLHSPNEIILESQKKASRYYNSLESFFIVNGTTAGILSMISASLEMNDTILITRDCHKSVHNSIYINKLNVLYAPVNFDDKTKLNIGPDEETMFNIIDKNPSIKAVVLTYPSYSGVCYNINKIIEYAHCKNIIVLVDEAHGAHLKLNNKLPSSAVDLGGDIIVQSTHKMLISLTQSAIIHYNSKRVDLDKFKYFLSVFQSSSPSYLLMTSLDISIDMAIENGENYVDLYLKEFEIFKSKLCTLNNFYLQNSYIMQSYSNIKVDPFKINIGINCGAILGYELEKILRKKYAIQIEYSTETMILLIASIATTKNDLDRLFTSLKEIDIYLNQKTMDKKKNEFELILLNKIPKQKYNSYITKTFNFEEILLSESVGRVSYDFIIPYPPGIPILVPGEIINLSLVNKLEKMLFSDFKVEGITNKPNYSLRVVEI, from the coding sequence ATGGATTTATATAGTGGTATAAAAAAAATTTTAGATGAAGAATTAATATCATTTCATGTTCCTGGTCATAAAAATGGTCGTTTGTTAAAAGAGTATTTCAAAGATATTGATATATTAAAAATGGATTTAACAGAAATTGAGGGAAGTGATAATTTACATTCACCAAATGAAATAATATTAGAAAGTCAAAAAAAAGCCTCTAGATATTATAATTCTTTAGAGTCTTTTTTTATTGTTAATGGAACTACTGCGGGTATTCTTAGTATGATTTCAGCATCGCTTGAGATGAATGATACTATTTTAATTACTCGTGATTGTCATAAATCAGTGCACAATTCAATTTATATTAATAAATTGAATGTATTATATGCACCAGTTAATTTTGATGACAAAACGAAATTAAATATTGGACCAGATGAAGAAACAATGTTTAATATTATTGATAAGAATCCATCTATAAAAGCAGTAGTATTAACGTATCCGTCTTATAGCGGAGTCTGTTATAATATAAATAAAATTATAGAATATGCACATTGTAAAAATATAATAGTGCTAGTTGATGAAGCTCATGGAGCACATCTTAAACTTAATAATAAATTACCTAGTTCTGCTGTGGATTTAGGTGGAGATATTATTGTTCAAAGTACTCATAAAATGCTTATTTCACTTACACAAAGTGCTATTATACATTACAATAGCAAAAGAGTTGATTTAGATAAATTTAAATATTTTTTAAGTGTTTTTCAAAGCAGCTCTCCTTCATATTTATTAATGACATCTTTAGATATAAGTATAGATATGGCAATTGAGAATGGCGAAAATTATGTTGATTTATATTTAAAAGAGTTTGAAATATTCAAGAGCAAATTATGTACTCTTAATAATTTTTATCTTCAAAATTCATATATTATGCAAAGTTATAGTAATATTAAAGTAGATCCTTTTAAAATTAATATTGGTATAAATTGTGGAGCGATTCTAGGCTATGAATTGGAAAAAATACTAAGAAAAAAATATGCTATTCAAATTGAATATTCAACCGAAACTATGATTTTACTTATAGCTTCAATTGCGACAACAAAAAATGATCTTGATAGATTATTCACTTCGTTAAAAGAAATAGATATATATCTAAATCAGAAAACTATGGATAAAAAAAAGAATGAATTTGAATTAATTTTATTAAATAAAATTCCAAAACAAAAATATAATAGCTATATTACCAAAACATTTAATTTTGAAGAAATATTATTATCAGAAAGCGTTGGGAGAGTATCATATGATTTTATAATTCCTTATCCTCCAGGAATTCCAATTTTAGTGCCAGGTGAAATTATTAATTTGTCATTAGTAAATAAGCTTGAAAAAATGCTTTTTAGTGATTTTAAAGTGGAAGGAATAACAAATAAGCCGAATTATTCATTAAGAGTTGTAGAAATATAA